From Solanum lycopersicum chromosome 4, SLM_r2.1:
GAATATGTTTTTCGATCAAAGCAACAAACTTTAGTGTAACTATAAAGACTACTCATTGGCTAAGAATGTTGTTTTTTGAACAAAGCAGTAAACTTTAGTGCACCCAATATAGTTTGTTTTTGGATCAAAGCTACAAGCTTTACTGAAACTATAAGGACTACTTATGAACAAACGCATGATGACAGTGAATGCTGCATTGAGATTGCTTTTTTTATTTAGACTGTTTTAGTAGTTCTTTTTTAGTACTTTGAGCTATGTTTGCTTCACGTAGTAAACAATTGTGCCTTACAGATATGAGTAATCCATATGTTACGTATCAGACAAATGGTACATTCATTCTTTAAGTTTAACAGGCTTCATAAGCTATAAAGTAAGATCTTAGCGTTCAGGAGTACAAGGGGGGGATTGAGTTAGGGCCCTGCATAGGTGTGTGACAGGCTCCATTTAATGAGCTATGTCAGGCGTGTGATACTTTTGCAACATGGTTATTTTAAGGCAGTATTAAGAGTTTTGTAATAGAGATCAGTATCCGTTGCTCTTGGAACGACTTACCTATGCATTTTATaatgaagttattttattttaaaaacaaactcttCTGAATAACTTTATGTTATCAACTCTTGCAATgtttattaattgttttgattcCTATATTGCAGAAAATtccatcaaaattcattaaaCATATGGAAGGAGGAGATTCTGGAACAACAGTTCTGGTGGGTCCCAGTGGAAATGCTTGGCCTGTGGACTTAATACAGCAAGATGATGGTTTATTCTTCAATAATGGATGGGTTTCATTTGTTAAAGATCACTGCCTTGAAACAGGGGATTCTTTGGTTTTCAGATATGACGGTGATTTGCATTTCACTGTGCAAGTATTTGACGAGAGTTCATGTGAGAAGGAGGCTTCTTATAACGCTGACTGCAGTCAAGGAGCAACTGACTTGTACAATCTTGCTCTGAAAAAAAGAGACCGAGGAAACTCTGTTTTATTAGATTGTATGGTTGAAGGTGTACCGAAGAAAATGAAAAGCACCGAGATCCCTTCCGAATGCACAAGTAGCCAGGATACACATGGTCTTGCATCTAGCAAGGATGGGTACACTCCAGAAGATGCAGTTTGCTCATATGCAGGAAGAAATTATGCTGCTAGTTTTCTGGATGAAATGGAGAATGCTGGAGATGCATTAAACAGTAAAGTTACCATTGCTGTGCCAGCTCAAGCAAAGATAATCTTTAGCAATCCAGGTGAATGGTtgtattgtttatgtttatTGTTTTCAGTTCAATTTTTCTAGTTTGAATAGTGTTCTTTGAATTGTCTATAAGTTTAATCAAGCCAATTTGATGTTACAGTTCATTTATAATCATGCACGGACATTTAATAAACACCAATTTTTCTCGTTGAATTGTGCAACTGCCTCGGCGAAAATCTACGTGTTTAGAGAGCCGACACTTTCATTTGTATATTTAAGTTCAGAACATACTCTTCTCATGTGTTGCCTGATTCTTTACAACTATGTAATATTTATTACTGTGCGAAGTGTTTGTATACATTTTTGCCCTGCAATTCTCCTAACCaagttttttgttgttttcgTAATAGCAATGAAATTTCAGCTGGTAGAAATAACTATATAACAAATCTTTTAGTAATGATTTGGAATAGTATCTGGTATTTTGAATCTAAAGCAAAGATGAAAACAGGCAATGCTTCGTCCGAGAAAGATATGTGGTTGCCTGCACAGGAAGCAGAAAAGGTTGCTGGTTTGTTTACCTCAAGTTTGCCCAGCTTTACTAAAGTTATGAAGAGGTTCAACATCAGTGGCTCATACACCCTGGTGAGTAGGTCTTCTGTTTTCTTTAAACTATCATTTCCTGAAATGTCTTGCTGAACTACAAAATCTTATAGTAGTCTTAGCTACTGTAATGCATTGCTTCAACATATCTTACTATCAATAAGTGCATCAAATGAGCTTTTACGGAGGAAGAcaacttatatttatttacaGGATAATCAACATACGGTTCCTTTATCCCCTTTTACCTTTCATGATGAATTGGCTAAACTCATAAAAAAATGTCATTGAAATCGATTTTTATTGACCAATCAGAATcgttcataaattttttaaacatgaatgttgttgttgaggattaTGTGCAACGTGGTAAAGTTGTTTTGGTTGTAATAGTTTTGTTGCCAACATCTGAGCTGCCTAATGATGTTTCTGTTTGTTTTACTAACTGCATATTTGTCCTTAACCTGCTTGTTTTATAGTGAACTAAAAGCCTATTTTGTTGATATGGCTGATGTTGTTATCTATTCCCTATGTTCCAATTTGTTTGTCTGGTTCTTGGCCCCAATTTAATAAGTAAAGGGAACTTTAgaatcttgtggttttaaaaCAAAGACACGtagaatgtaccaaaatgcgctttaatcttgtggtcttaaacatgctgGAAAGTTAGacttaaaaaaatgtcaaaaagggaaagggcgttctttttgaaacggactAAAAAGTGAAGTAAGACAAAcatttcattttaccttttgtcaaacaaaaaaagtaagagaaacaaattgaaatggagggagtatatATTAATCTAATCCCCCAAGGAGTTGTGGCATTCAGTTGACTTTGTAGTCATTAGTGATTGATTTATGGTATGCCTGAGCTTTTGCATGTGGGTTTGCTTGCTTCATCGTAGGAGATGAATCACTCTGGTGACATTGCCTTTATTTGATGTTTAGTTTGGAGTAATGTTGCAACAATTAGACAAGGTTATTCTTCTTTCACAACTCCTGCATGTGCATCACTTGGTTTGTTGATctccttcatattttctttggcAGCACATCCCTTACCAATTTGCCACGGAACACCTTCCCAACTGCAAGGTGAAGATTTTACTTCATAATTTAGAAGGGAAAACTTGGACTGTGAATTCAATTCCGACTACAAGAGTACAAACATCACATACCTTTTGCGGAGGGTGGTTATCTTTTGTTCGCGACAATAACATTGATTTGGGAGATACCTGCATTTTTGAGCTTGTCCGCAAGTGTGAATTGCGTGTGCGTGTTCTTAAGGCGGAAAAGGAAGGAAGTGATTACAGTAGTAAGGTAGTTGATGAAGGACTAGTTACTGATTATGCAAAAAATTCTGGATGTAAGTCCAGGAAAGTGGGATCGAGTTCTGATCAAGCGAAGGTTATGACATATGATAAAAAAGGATCTACTCCTGAAAAAGAGAAACATGGCAATATGTTGAAGAATCATCAGCTCCATTCTCAGTCAAAGATTAGCAGTGGAGATTCAGGTAATTTGAAGGACAATTAACTAACTTATTTTAGGTGTCCGTCCTCACACTGAATTTGTATTGAATCCTTTCAACTATCGTGCTCGAACAGCTATCAGGAAACCTACTAGTTCTCAAGATAAACAGGGTTCTTTCACCAAGAGCTGTATGTCTATGAAATCAGTACCTGAAGAGAAATTAGCCGCTGAGTCTTTCATTTCCAATTTCCCTCATTTCGTGCGAATCatgaaaaaattcaacattagtGGCTCTTACACCTTGGTGAGTTCTTCTGCatgttttacctttttatttattcttactGTCCCAACCTTTTCCATCCCATCAAGTTGCATAATATGGATTCCAAACATTCATGATCATCTTCGAagaatttttccttttcaatatttttctattgGAGCTTGTTAATTCTTTCTCAAATGTTTAATATATGTCAAAATCATTGTTTCCCAACATAAACAATTATTTTCTACTAGAAACTAAATGCCCACTGGACTTGACGCCTAGTTTTGTCTCTCTATAAAGTTGATGTGTTTGGTATTTGACCCCTCTTTGGCTTCTAGTAGATAACTCTTGTTTGATAAGGGCCTTCTAACTTGGCATAAAATCAACAGTCAAAACAAAGTTGTTGCCCGAGtgaacttcttttttctttttgatgaagtaatatgttttttaaaaaaaacattaaggaGATGTATATATACAAGAGGCATAGTTAAGTAACAGATTGACAAAAGAGAGTATTTCTGTCAGCCCCCTATACAAAGTTTTGATCTAAGACTTTGCATATAACCAAGTTAAGACAATTGTAGGAGCTCCAGTCATCCGTGTAAATGATGTGAATCTTGTTAGCGATGCCTTTTGTTTTTACATCACTGACTTATAaagttaattataaattttgtggTGTCAATTCTATTGGACTTACATCAAAGTAAATAGATCGTGACCCCCCTAACTTGTCGAGTCTTATTCGGTGCACACCTAAACTTGGCATTGGCCTAATTACTCCCATCAACTTGGTAATTTGACTGTCACAACCCCCTTAAACGCTGACATAGGCGCTGCTACATGGAATTCTTTTCTTAATTCATGTTACTTTCtttagataaaatatatttttttcctttttaagtttactaattatataaatcatcTTTTCAGAGCCAGTTCTGtaacaaaaagaaataacataaaatgGAACAACAATATATTGGCTATAAGTTTTTTATTTGGCTAAAGatattatattctaaataagGCCAAGACAAGAAGAAATACACCTTTGCGAATAATCATTGCATCCAAAAAAGAGAGGAATTAAATTTGATCTAAATATTTTACGTATTTGACCCGAAAATAGAACAATGCacaattgaaataaatagtcTTGGCATGAAACTGAGTTGAGATTGCTAAAGAAGGAAATTAAAACTGGTTTAACTGGTTATTTGTAAAGATTAAATGTGAGTCTAGCCGTTGTATGGATCAGCACGCATACTTTTGATAATATCTCAATGTGCTGTAAGTAGAGCTGCTTCATTATTAAAGAAAACGTAATATTAAGTAAAAGCATCATGACTATTTTGGTCTTGAATAGATTACACCAATGGCATTCTCTTCATTTCTGCTGATACTTGTTGCTTAGGCCAGTTTAAGGTGGTGGATGTTATGGCGTTTCTCATGCTATTCTTTGCTTTAAATTCATGTTCTTAGAGCCTTCTACGTCTTTTACAGAAAGTTCCATGTCGGTTCTCAATGGAACACCTCCCAAACTGCAGAACGGAGATTGTGCTTCAGAACTTGAAAGGAGAATGTTGGACTGTAAATTCAATTCCGACTGTAAAGGTACAAACGCTGCACACATTCTGTGGAGGATGGTCGGCATTTGTCCGAGAGAATGACATCCAGATGGGAGATATCTGCATATTTGAGCTCATTGGGAAATATGAAATGCGTGTACATATATGTGCAATTGGGAAGAAGGGGTTAGATTACCAAAATGGGATAACTCCTAAAGAGTCGGATATCCTTGCTTCTTTGACAAGCTAGAGACCTTTGGTGTGAAACAATGTAGGAAAGATTACTTCTTGCGTAATAAGGTGAGGGATTAAACTCTCTTTTTTATTCTAATAATTATGGTTCCAATTGCATTTGATAGAGTGTCACATGCCTTTTTACAGTTTGCTTGCATAGTGCTATTACAAAGCGccacaaaattttgaaatatgaaaagggggggggggggggggtatggTGCTGTCCTAAAAAATATAGTTGCAATTTTCTGCTATTTGTATGACGAAATGATGATTTCCTTCTCTTTACTGTTTCAGTTTCTTTCTCTCAAAGGCGTTTACTATTTCAGTATCTGTACTTTCTTTACATCAACATAAGAACATTGCTGTTCAATTCCATCATCTGGTGGTTAACGACTCTTCATTTCAGGCTTGGCGTTTCACTGGAAGATAACGAAACTTGAATACATGGGATCAGAAAAGGTACACATATCAATGTTATGGAGAAGCACTTAAGTAGATTATCAAACATTTGACTAGGTTGGCCATATGCCTTCAGTAGCTTAGATGTTTTGTTGTTGGCATTGTCTGAGCACTCTTTTCAGACTCTTGTGTTGTATAAGTACTGCCAGAAAAGCTTCTCATTTTCGTGATGTAAATAAGTGTGTTTTTAGTTCAATTGTACTGAAACAATCTGCTGTTTGGtctgtatatgtataaatagtaATCAGACAGAACATCTTCTAGAATGAGAAATTAAAGTTTCACTCTACTGgatcacttctttttttttttagtatagtGAACGAATAGAAGTACATGGAAGGGGGAATGACATAAGAGACCCTTGTAATTGGTTCCGTTTGTAAGTTGGATTCTTTACTTACGTCTTTTTCAACCTAATTCTTGAACTTACTGAAATTCAATAATGttttcttgaagaaaaaattgacttttaacttattttctcatatttggttggtgagtagaaaatgatttttttatgtttaatttaagTAAGGaaataaaaacccaaaaacTTAACCTAATTTTCAACCCTGGTCTTAGTTGAGTCACTTTTATATTTGCcgtttttatttgattttgacgATTGaatttttctatgaaagaaaaatagataCTTTAGATcttcaataaatttattgatttattgcTTCATTTTCTGTAAAGGGAGAATAGAAACATAGTTTCATTACCAATAAGagatctctattttttttttctaacgaATTGCACaccacaattattatttttaaaaatacaattagtCAAAGAGGTAAAGTGCCAAGCTTTTcagaagaaaataatttgaaaaacaaaaaatcaaagagAATTTAAATTCCACAAAATTTCATCCATAGAATTTTGTGTCTCTGAAAAGTGACTTTGCATTCTGAAACCTAGAGTTCTCAACCATATCATTAACCACTAGGCCATACCTAGACTTTGAATCACATTTGTATTGATAACTACCATAAATTTACAAATGAAATATCACTTATCTATTAGAGAGGATTTAATCTCCCTTATAATGACATTGATAAAAGCAAGTACAAGTGCTCTTTATTTCTCAACTACAAATCCTTCAATAGATAAAAGCTACGAATAACATAATAGTATATTACTccaaattattttgatttaaaatgacTCCACTAATCCTGATGTGGTctaggaaaaaaaataacttatttgaCTCCTAAACAATAGCAACAAACAAACCACTGTAGCCTCTGATATTGTACAagtaaaattcaataaaattctAGCTCTCTCAAACacttctagaattgttatttgtGTTTTGTCTGTGTCATATTAAGACAGTACACCCGTTCTGGTACATCACTCAAAGTCCCGATACATCCCGTCTCAATACATTACCTAGTTGATCCAAGACAAACCTGTCCTGATACATCTCGTAAGGGTGATGTTCGagaatagaaaagaaaatagattttttgcaattttttctAATGATAGGAAATTTTAGAGTATATGGTAAAATAAGATGtgtatttagataatttttcctaaaaataaatacactgACTATTTACATTTTTTGATAGACAACTATGTAAAGTATAAAAGTTCCTAAATCGTTCTAGTTTTTAATTAtactttatgatattattatgcCTTATATCACACTATTTACTTACTAATTTGTCATAATGAcacattttatatttggaaacaaatatgagtttttggaaaaattatattaggAAGTGTTACCCCATGAATGATGCTGCATCACGCAAATTTAGATTAATCGGCTTCAATTTGAATGTCGAACGtcgaatttgaaaataaaaaaataaaaaagtcacCATCAGTTAAACTGCAATTTATAAATGGGCCGACACATTGGACTATAGGCCTTTTTAGCTTTTGTTGGGTTGTTTTGGTTAGCTGTAGTGGGCCTGTGTGTTAAAGGGCACAGACAATAAAATCTTTGAATTAATTTCAACAACATTATTATATctgtcaaataaaataattctgaaatttttgtttgaaaaaaaaaataaaaagaatatgtggttgatctttaattattttttttaatcacattGTACTATAATTTCAGTGAATAATTCAACATTGCATTCTGACAAAACATTAACATCCAGCAATTCGCcgaaaaagataaaatagaaaatcattCCCTACATAAAGTGCCAAACATTTAATTCTCAAATACagtaataataatttgaaagaaaataataaagagtTTGATACAGTCAAACTTGATCTTGATTGTACCTTTtgtgaattaaataattattatgattcCTCTTCTATTATTGTCAAATTATTTGTCTTGCATACTTAAACCTTTTTAATGTATTCTCTAGGAAATAAAAACACACATACACTACTTATTGTCTCACTTCTATCTACTTCCTTATTTGGTTAGACattaaatgtaatatttttatatcgatatatatgtacataatgtttaagtaaaaataactgAATTTTAGACATAGTCTTGTATTATTCACACAAAAACTAGATATCGTAAAAGAAGAGTTATcgtgaaaaatattaaaatcgatgaaatttttttataaacctAAGTACgttctaaatattaaaatggggTGCAACAGTTCAAAACTTATTATATCATAAAGTAGTTGCAATTTTAATCAGTACCTACTTGAAATGTAAAAAAAGAGGGAGGGCCCAATTAATATGCCCTATTCTCATGAATATTTACGATTTACAAATAGGATTTTTTGGTACAACTGTTTAAGATACTTTTgactaatatatttatatggtTCCATGAACCATCAACGTTAGCATTATTTTATccgtttaaatttatttgacacgtttagttatattttttttttttaaaaaaaaaaaacttttaaattatgcTATTGATTTTGAATCGGATTACTAGCTAGTAAGTAAGATTAATGAAACCATAAAACACAATAAACAAAGCAATTAATTCATTGTGTATAGATTAGATTCATAGCGAACAAGACAATGAAGTACCAACAAACCTTTGTAGACAAAGAATAGGAATTCAATACTCAATCCAAGCAAAATGACTATCTAAGGAAATTTGGAGTCTTCTTCCTCACTATATTGGAGTTAAAAGTTGtggtataaaataaattttagatattcgtatgattataaattttttaaaaaaatattaaaattaaaattaaatttttcttattatagtATAATGACATTTATATACTCTAAATGGggaaaaaagttattttgacAGTAGTAGCTATAATATTATTGCTATAGCCTATAAAGTGTGATCGACCCATATATTCCATAAATTCGTTTGAATTCACAGCCATTCTATACATGATTAGATTTAATCATGTTTATTGTTTTACACTATCAACATAATTTCAATTACAATTCTTAATTCTTTTGAATAACTAGTTTCCCCTATTATtaacaaattattttctattcttttgATGATTtagtcatatatttttaaaattaaatattcgttagaattataattttaaatctgTCACATCTCACGAAAGATGAAATGTTACTAGAGTGTCGAGTAGTTGAGAACAAGTGCTGAAAATACGTACGTATGCAGTGGTAGgggtggggtgggtgggggtaGAATAATGCATATATGTTGCTATCAAAATGTTTGTTATTGAAAGCGATGAACTACCCTAACTTTAGCTTCTCAATTATTGAaccttttttatgtttgtttgtgTACACTTTTTGACTGTCTTTTCTTTCTCATCTCTTCTACTCCCCATACCAttccacaaaattcaaaattaatactaaaaatcaaataatttagaCTAGTAGCCTTATGTacactaaaaatataaagacaaaaacaaaatgGATCTTTGATTTGAATTACACGTAGAACCTGGTccacaatataaattaagaaaatttatacAAACTAGACATACgataatatcatatttattgttattattatttatattttcaaaaatgttatttttgctataaaatatacaaaaatagagAAAGGCGAGCGATACTCGTACACATTCCAGAGACATACAAGATACATGTATATTTGTATGTATCTGGAGTGATTttggtcttaggcctaactcacaccccaaaagctagctcaaagggaggaggattgcccaagccttataaagagtccacccatctcattaatcaccgatgtgggacttttgtcattcttttaaCAAGATATATGAGAGAGTGGCGAAAAAGATGGGAGAGAGACGAGTAAGATCTAATATGTATCCCAGATACATGCAGATACAAtgtatctagaacaaattaCACACAATTAAATTTGACCTCATGTATCCACGATACATGATTCTGGACGTATATAGAGACACCAAAATCTGGTAAGATTCGTAATATTGGAAACTAGAGTATAGGTATCTAAATAGTAATTAGCTCCTAAACTAGTAAAATTAATGTAAGTTCGCCTATAAATTTCTGGGTTTTGAATTCTAAAATAGTGATATCAAACGTAACAAACTTATCTAAGTTGATTTATCGATACACATACAAAATTTGAACTATAGTTACTTAGTTCGGCAAACACTCACCTAACCTTCTAGT
This genomic window contains:
- the LOC101267401 gene encoding B3 domain-containing protein Os01g0723500-like isoform X1 — protein: MLDARRPHFHVGFNPFMNSEKLKIPSKFIKHMEGGDSGTTVLVGPSGNAWPVDLIQQDDGLFFNNGWVSFVKDHCLETGDSLVFRYDGDLHFTVQVFDESSCEKEASYNADCSQGATDLYNLALKKRDRGNSVLLDCMVEGVPKKMKSTEIPSECTSSQDTHGLASSKDGYTPEDAVCSYAGRNYAASFLDEMENAGDALNSKVTIAVPAQAKIIFSNPGNASSEKDMWLPAQEAEKVAGLFTSSLPSFTKVMKRFNISGSYTLHIPYQFATEHLPNCKVKILLHNLEGKTWTVNSIPTTRVQTSHTFCGGWLSFVRDNNIDLGDTCIFELVRKCELRVRVLKAEKEGSDYSSKVVDEGLVTDYAKNSGCKSRKVGSSSDQAKVMTYDKKGSTPEKEKHGNMLKNHQLHSQSKISSGDSAIRKPTSSQDKQGSFTKSCMSMKSVPEEKLAAESFISNFPHFVRIMKKFNISGSYTLKVPCRFSMEHLPNCRTEIVLQNLKGECWTVNSIPTVKVQTLHTFCGGWSAFVRENDIQMGDICIFELIGKYEMRVHICAIGKKGLDYQNGITPKESDILASLTS
- the LOC101267401 gene encoding B3 domain-containing protein Os01g0723500-like isoform X2, giving the protein MEGGDSGTTVLVGPSGNAWPVDLIQQDDGLFFNNGWVSFVKDHCLETGDSLVFRYDGDLHFTVQVFDESSCEKEASYNADCSQGATDLYNLALKKRDRGNSVLLDCMVEGVPKKMKSTEIPSECTSSQDTHGLASSKDGYTPEDAVCSYAGRNYAASFLDEMENAGDALNSKVTIAVPAQAKIIFSNPGNASSEKDMWLPAQEAEKVAGLFTSSLPSFTKVMKRFNISGSYTLHIPYQFATEHLPNCKVKILLHNLEGKTWTVNSIPTTRVQTSHTFCGGWLSFVRDNNIDLGDTCIFELVRKCELRVRVLKAEKEGSDYSSKVVDEGLVTDYAKNSGCKSRKVGSSSDQAKVMTYDKKGSTPEKEKHGNMLKNHQLHSQSKISSGDSAIRKPTSSQDKQGSFTKSCMSMKSVPEEKLAAESFISNFPHFVRIMKKFNISGSYTLKVPCRFSMEHLPNCRTEIVLQNLKGECWTVNSIPTVKVQTLHTFCGGWSAFVRENDIQMGDICIFELIGKYEMRVHICAIGKKGLDYQNGITPKESDILASLTS